The Streptomyces laurentii region CCGGACGGGGCATATGCCCGAGCGAGGCTCGTCGCCGTCAGGCGTGCTGGTAGGCCACCAGCGAGATGCCGACGTAGTGGACGATGAACGCCACGAGGGTGAAGGAGTGGAAGACCTCGTGGAAGCCGAACCAGCGGGGCGAGGGGTTGGGGCGCTTGAAGCCGTAGACGACGCCGCCCACGCTGTAGAGCAGACCGCCGACGATCACCAGGACGAGGACGGCGATGCCGCCGGCCCGCATGAAGTCCGGCAGGAAGAAGACGGCGGCCCAGCCCATCGCGAGGTAGCAGGGCGTGTACAGCCAGCGCGGGGCGCCGACCCAGAAGACCCGGAACACGATCCCGGCCGCGGCCGCCGCCCAGACCGCCCAGAGCAGGGGGCGGCCGGTGGACTCGGGGAGCAGCAGCAGGGTCAGCGGGGTGTAGGTGCCCGCGATGATCAGGAAGATGTTCGCGTGGTCGAGCCGCCGCAGCACCGCCTCGCCGCGCGCGGACCAGTTGCCGCGGTGGTAGAGGGCGCTGATGCCGAACAGCAGGCACGCGGTCAGCACGTAGACGCCGCAGGCGATCCGGGCGCGCGGCGAGTCGGCGAGGGCGACGAGGACGAGCCCCGCGACGATCACGGCGGGGAACATCCCGGCGTGCAGCCAGCCTCGGAGTCTCGGCTTGAGGGGGAGCGGCTGCGGCAGCGCCGGGCGCTGCTCCGCGGTGGTGAGGTCCGGCGAGGCTGTCATGCCTACGCATGCTACCTACGCATGCGTAAGTTCCCTGTACCGGTGGTCGCCTCGTACGCGCGCGAACGAGCCGGAATCCGGGGGAACACGCGCGGGAACGACGGGTGCGGCAGGTGGTTGCGGTGAGCAACGAGTGGCGATGCTCACGTGTGAGGCCCCCTGGACATATGGGCGGAAGCGTCGGATGATCAAATGAGTGCGGTCGGCACCGGATGAGCGCTACGAAGCATCCGGGTCGCAGCCCCCAAGGGGCATGACATCTGAAAACCCCTCTTCAAGGAGCAATCGTGGCGCGCGACAACGCGGCTCCCTCCACCGTCCCCACCCAGCACCAGGAGCTGATCTCCTGGGTCGACCAGATCGCCGAGATCACCCAGCCCGACCGCGTCG contains the following coding sequences:
- a CDS encoding integral membrane protein (Haemolysin-III related; cl03831;~identified by MetaGeneAnnotator; putative;~integral membrane protein [Streptomyces sp. Mg1]), whose amino-acid sequence is MTASPDLTTAEQRPALPQPLPLKPRLRGWLHAGMFPAVIVAGLVLVALADSPRARIACGVYVLTACLLFGISALYHRGNWSARGEAVLRRLDHANIFLIIAGTYTPLTLLLLPESTGRPLLWAVWAAAAAGIVFRVFWVGAPRWLYTPCYLAMGWAAVFFLPDFMRAGGIAVLVLVIVGGLLYSVGGVVYGFKRPNPSPRWFGFHEVFHSFTLVAFIVHYVGISLVAYQHA